The following proteins are co-located in the Schistocerca nitens isolate TAMUIC-IGC-003100 chromosome 2, iqSchNite1.1, whole genome shotgun sequence genome:
- the LOC126235061 gene encoding uncharacterized protein LOC126235061 translates to MLAINASFYLQIPEKCCVPGCNSIYKSSKEEGYISVFRFPNEEENRKRWTRNVPRKDWTPSKRSVICIKHFEECDVSRVEIYKDSDGNCHDFPRQKPLVLPEAVPKIFPGLPSYLSKVQPPKRCDPEIRRKCARHEDKEKNEAMIDEDIIANFQCLCAEYQDRINSVRKWSVSVKENKMFFYTIDFSEDIPQVKVSIEINNKLI, encoded by the coding sequence ATGTTAGCAATTAATGCATCATTCTATTTGCAGATTCCAGAAAAATGTTGTGTTCCTGGATGCAACAGCATCTACAAATCCAGCAAAGAAGAGGGTTACATCTCAGTGTTCAGATTCCCTAatgaagaggaaaacagaaaacgaTGGACAAGAAATGTCCCCAGAAAGGACTGGACTCCATCAAAAAGAAGTGTTATTTGCATTAAACATTTTGAAGAATGTGATGTATCAAGAGTGGAGATTTACAAGGACTCTGATGGGAACTGTCACGATTTTCCTCGTCAAAAGCCATTGGTTTTACCAGAAGCTGTGCCAAAAATATTCCCTGGGTTACCATCGTATTTAAGTAAGGTGCAGCCTCCAAAAAGGTGTGACCCAGAAATAAGAAGGAAGTGTGCACGCCATGAAGACAAGGAGAAGAATGAAGCCATGATAGATGAGGACATTATTGCAAATTTTCAGTGTTTGTGTGCTGAGTACCAGGATAGAATAAACAGTGTACGAAAGTGGAGTGTTAGTGTTAAAGAGAATAAGATGTTCTTTTATACTATAGATTTTTCTGAAGACATTCCTCAGGTCAAAGTGAGTATTGAAATTAATAACAAACTCATCTaa